The DNA segment AATTGGGATCTGTGGTTGTAGAGGAATTATTTGGGATCTACAGTTTTGAGCACGTGCATCAAATGATATCAACGATAACTTCCGAGATCGATGAGGACATTCACTTTGTGGATGCCATCAAAAATGCGTTCCCGATGGGATCGATGACTGGTGCGCCAAAAGTGAGGGCAATGAAGTTAATAGAGGAATACGAAGAAACAAACCGGGGTTTGTTTTCAGGCTCTGTAGGGTATATAAAGCCAAATGGCGATTTTGATTTTAACGTTGTTATTAGAAGTATTCTTTACAACGAATCATCTAACTATGTAAGTATTTCTACAGGAAGCGCTATTACAATTAATTCGGATCCAGAAAAGGAATACGAGGAATGTCTATTAAAAGGCCATGCGATAAAGCAAGTTTTAACTTCAACTTATGTTTAATCGATTCGAACATTTTATTGATTCTTTAGACCTCCTCGATGATAATCCTACCTATTTGATTGCGGTTAGCGGGGGAGTAGATTCTGTAGTTTTAGCTCATTTATTTAAGGAGAAGGACATGCAGTTTGCCATCGCACATTGTAATTTTCAATTACGAGGAGACGATTCTAATAGCGATGCGGAGTTCGTTGTTGATTTAGCTGAGGAGCTCGGAGTGGAAGTTCATTCTGTGATTTTCGATACAGAAGCCTATGCAAAAAAGAATGGGATATCTATTCAGATGGCCGCAAGAGATTTGAGGTACGAATGGTTTGATGGATTACAAGAAGAGAACAAATACGCTTATTTGGTTACGGCACATCATCAAGACGATTCGGTAGAAACGTTTCTGATAAATTTAGTTCGAGGAACTGGTATTGCAGGCTTACATGGTATACTCCCAGAGAAACAAAACTTAATTCGTCCTTTGCTTTTTGCTACCAAGCTAGAGATATTGGATTACGCGGATGTGAATAAAATTGTTTTTTGCGAAGACATTACAAATGCTTCAAACAAATATTTAAGGAATAAGATAAGGTTAGATATTATACCTATTCTAGAAGAATTGAACCCAAGTTTCAGGAAAGCAATTGCAGGAAACATAGAA comes from the Flavobacteriales bacterium genome and includes:
- a CDS encoding chorismate-binding protein, whose amino-acid sequence is LGSVVVEELFGIYSFEHVHQMISTITSEIDEDIHFVDAIKNAFPMGSMTGAPKVRAMKLIEEYEETNRGLFSGSVGYIKPNGDFDFNVVIRSILYNESSNYVSISTGSAITINSDPEKEYEECLLKGHAIKQVLTSTYV